The following are encoded together in the Coregonus clupeaformis isolate EN_2021a unplaced genomic scaffold, ASM2061545v1 scaf0140, whole genome shotgun sequence genome:
- the LOC123483509 gene encoding B-cell receptor CD22-like, with amino-acid sequence MACPENMFFLIGLFMSGVLACFGKRDLIAKMPDRLDVLTGSCVQIPCAFYIPDQNDYTFNSTILTSGVWLKGSTKFGEGQDIVIFHSSKTVNKYQGKITGNMSQKNCTTVFYNVNTSYSDKYFFRIESQPYRATDPDKSVNIDVRDLPPSPIITVSGEVKEGTAVSLNCSAVAPCPEHPPELTWTLPTQFTPGNQLQENPDQTKSVLSTVTFTLSYLHHEKNITCTAVYPVGTSNKTAEHTMMLNVSFSPKDTSASISPADPVLVGSCVNLTCSSTANPPVTNFTWFQISGGKPTQEASGQSYTLNVTVGAGGQYYCEARNSIGRGKSEEEKLAIKGKTGTLGTMLD; translated from the exons ATGGCTTGTCCTGAGAACATGTTTTTTCTCATTGGCCTCTTTATGTCAG GTGTTTTGGCCTGTTTTGGCAAACGAGATTTGATCGCCAAAATGCCAGATAGACTGGATGTACTGACTGGCTCCTGTGTGCAAATCCCATGTGCATTTTATATTCCTGACCAAAATGACTATACATTTAACAGCACAATACTTACGTCTGGAGTGTGGTTGAAAGGATCAACAAAATTTGGTGAAGGTCAGGACATTGTGATATTTCACAGTAGTAAGACGGTTAACAAATATCAAGGGAAGATAACTGGAAACATGTCCCAGAAGAACTGCACCACAgtcttctacaatgtaaacaCCAGTTACTCTGATAAATACTTCTTCAGGATTGAAAGTCAACCATACCGTGCAACAGACCCAGACAAGTCTGTTAATATAGATGTCAGGG ATTTGCCTCCCAGTCCCATCATTACTGTCTCAGGTGAGGTGAAGGAAGGGACCGCTGTCAGTTTGAACTGCTCTGCTGTCGCTCCCTGTCCCGAACACCCCCCTGAGCTGACATGGACTCTCCCAACACAGTTCACACCTGGGAACCAACTGCAGGAGAATCCAGACCAAACCAAATCAGTTCTCTCCACGGTGACCTTCACTCTGTCATACCTTCATCATGAGAAGAACATCACTTGTACTGCAGTCTACCCAGTAGGGACTAGCAACAAGACAGCTGAACATACCATGATGCTTAACGTTTCAT tctctcctaaGGACACCTCAGCCTCCATCAGTCCAGCTGATCCAGTATTAGTGGGCAGCTGTGTTAATCTGACCTGCAGCAGTACAGCCAACCCTCCTGTGACAAACTTCACCTGGTTCCAGATCAGTGGGGGTAAACCAACACAGGAAGCATCTGGACAGAGTTACACCCTCAATGTGACTGTTGGTGCTGGAGGACAGTACTACTGTGAAGCAAGAAATAGTATCGGCCGTGGGAAGTCAGAGGAAGAGAAGCTGGCTATTAAAGGTAAAACAGGCACGTTGGGCACAATGTTAGATTag